In Mariluticola halotolerans, one DNA window encodes the following:
- a CDS encoding NADP-dependent isocitrate dehydrogenase: MSRIKVANPVVELDGDEMTRIIWQAIKDKLINPYIDVDLEYYDLGIESRDATDDQITVDAANAIKKHGVGVKCATITPDEARVEEFGLKRMYRSPNGTIRNILGGVIFREPIICKNVPRLVPGWTQPIIVGRHAYGDQYRATDFRFPGKGKLSIKFVGDDGQEIEHEVFDAPSSGVAMAMYNLDDSIRDFARASLNYALMRKVPCYLSTKNTILKAYDGRFKDLFQEVFEAEFADAYKEAKIWYEHRLIDDMVAAALKWSGGYVWACKNYDGDVQSDIVAQGFGSLGLMTSVLMTPDGNTVEAEAAHGTVTRHYRQHQEGKETSTNSTASIFAWTRGLAHRAKLDDNAELAKFSTTLEQVVIDTIQSGGMTKDLALLVGPDQEWLSTIGFLDAIDANLQKAMA; this comes from the coding sequence ATGAGCAGAATTAAAGTCGCAAATCCGGTCGTCGAACTCGACGGCGACGAGATGACCCGGATCATCTGGCAGGCTATCAAAGACAAGCTGATCAACCCCTATATCGACGTTGATCTTGAATATTACGATCTCGGCATCGAATCACGCGATGCGACCGATGACCAGATCACCGTCGATGCCGCCAATGCGATCAAGAAGCATGGCGTTGGCGTTAAATGCGCCACCATTACCCCGGATGAAGCCCGGGTTGAGGAATTCGGCCTGAAGCGCATGTACCGCTCACCCAATGGCACGATCCGCAATATTCTCGGCGGCGTTATTTTCCGCGAGCCGATCATCTGCAAGAACGTGCCGCGGCTTGTGCCGGGCTGGACCCAGCCGATCATCGTTGGCCGTCACGCCTATGGCGACCAGTATCGCGCCACCGATTTCCGCTTCCCCGGCAAGGGCAAGCTGAGCATCAAGTTTGTGGGTGATGACGGGCAGGAAATCGAACATGAAGTGTTTGATGCCCCCTCCTCCGGCGTGGCCATGGCCATGTACAATCTCGACGATTCAATCCGCGATTTTGCCCGTGCCTCGCTCAACTATGCGCTGATGCGCAAGGTGCCGTGCTACCTCTCGACCAAGAACACCATCCTCAAGGCCTATGACGGCCGCTTCAAGGACCTGTTCCAGGAAGTGTTCGAGGCGGAATTTGCCGATGCCTATAAAGAAGCCAAGATCTGGTATGAGCACCGCCTGATTGACGACATGGTGGCAGCCGCCCTCAAATGGTCCGGCGGCTATGTCTGGGCCTGCAAGAACTATGATGGCGACGTTCAGTCCGACATCGTGGCACAGGGCTTTGGTTCGCTTGGCCTGATGACCTCCGTGCTGATGACGCCCGATGGCAATACGGTTGAAGCGGAAGCCGCCCACGGCACCGTGACCCGTCACTATCGCCAGCATCAGGAAGGCAAGGAAACCTCGACCAATTCCACCGCCTCGATCTTTGCCTGGACCCGTGGCCTCGCCCACCGTGCCAAGCTGGACGACAATGCGGAACTGGCCAAGTTCTCCACCACGCTGGAACAGGTTGTCATCGACACCATCCAGTCCGGCGGCATGACCAAGGATCTGGCGCTGCTGGTTGGCCCGGATCAGGAATGGCTCTCCACCATCGGCTTCCTCGATGCGATCGACGCCAACCTGCAAAAGGCAATGGCATAA
- a CDS encoding glycerophosphodiester phosphodiesterase family protein, translating to MWKKLLGVAAVIVAAIYLWNATWLAPVPDEARTLLLAHRGVHQTYDSAGLENDTCTAERIYEPTHGYIENTIPAIEAAFAAGAAVVELDVHPTTDGQFAVMHDWTLDCRTEGRGETRSHDMAYLKTLDVGYGYTADNGASYPLRGTGIGMIPSFAEVMEAFPDGAFLVNFKSREAREGDMLAEMLDANPDWQARIWGVYGGDEPTHRAKALVPGLRGYGKKDVVNCLLQYEGLGWTGFVPEACRNTLVPVPINFAGFLWGWPNRFLARMRDAGSTVILLGPANLGQLGSTGIDSVEALAGIPEGFDGYVWTNRIEAIGTAR from the coding sequence ATGTGGAAGAAGCTGTTGGGCGTGGCAGCCGTCATTGTTGCGGCAATCTATCTATGGAATGCGACGTGGCTGGCCCCGGTGCCCGACGAGGCCCGGACATTGTTGCTGGCGCATCGTGGCGTGCACCAGACCTATGATTCAGCCGGCCTTGAGAACGACACCTGCACGGCTGAGCGCATTTATGAGCCTACTCATGGCTATATAGAAAACACCATTCCCGCCATTGAGGCCGCGTTTGCTGCCGGGGCTGCGGTGGTGGAACTGGATGTGCACCCCACAACCGATGGGCAGTTTGCCGTGATGCATGACTGGACGCTTGATTGCCGGACGGAGGGCCGTGGCGAAACACGCAGCCATGACATGGCCTATCTGAAGACCCTTGATGTCGGCTATGGCTATACGGCGGACAATGGGGCCAGCTATCCGCTGCGGGGCACAGGCATTGGCATGATACCCAGTTTTGCCGAGGTGATGGAAGCGTTTCCCGATGGCGCGTTTCTGGTGAACTTCAAAAGCCGGGAGGCACGCGAAGGCGATATGCTTGCCGAAATGCTTGATGCAAACCCGGACTGGCAGGCACGCATCTGGGGTGTTTATGGCGGTGATGAACCGACACACCGCGCCAAGGCGCTTGTGCCGGGCCTGCGTGGTTATGGCAAAAAGGACGTGGTGAACTGTCTGCTGCAATATGAAGGGCTGGGCTGGACCGGCTTTGTGCCCGAGGCCTGCCGCAATACGCTGGTGCCGGTGCCGATCAATTTCGCGGGTTTTCTATGGGGTTGGCCGAACCGTTTTCTGGCGCGCATGCGGGATGCGGGCAGCACTGTTATTCTGCTGGGCCCGGCCAATCTCGGGCAATTGGGATCGACGGGTATTGATTCTGTTGAGGCGCTGGCCGGCATACCCGAGGGATTTGACGGCTATGTCTGGACCAACCGGATTGAAGCAATCGGCACCGCGCGCTGA
- a CDS encoding DMT family transporter → MPIGILYALAAYASYAFGDAIIKGFGTSLSAFEIIFWVTAFSFIPVALTKPKTERLREVFATTRPRILHIRGALSLIASLCVIYAFTHIPLAETYAIVFLTPTFITVLAVLFLKEEMTTRRWLSLILGFGGVMLVVRPGFRELEPGHLAAFGCAFFASVAAVILRMISRTEKRITIVGFSVAYALVFAGCVIVISPDMGLPTLRQLGALAATGTLAGLGHILIISAAKAAPANMVAQTQYSQIVWAIILGAFFYQEVPDALGLVGLGIVVLAGFVNFTPERARTWFGAHVVAIRKRRNAAAGEKQG, encoded by the coding sequence ATGCCTATCGGGATTTTGTATGCGTTGGCGGCTTATGCTTCTTACGCGTTTGGCGATGCCATTATCAAAGGTTTCGGCACGTCATTATCAGCGTTCGAGATCATTTTCTGGGTCACGGCCTTTTCCTTCATTCCGGTGGCGCTGACCAAGCCGAAAACGGAACGGCTGCGCGAGGTTTTTGCGACAACGCGTCCGCGCATCCTGCATATCCGTGGCGCGCTTAGCCTGATCGCCTCGCTTTGCGTCATCTATGCGTTCACGCATATTCCGCTGGCGGAGACCTATGCGATCGTGTTTTTGACGCCAACCTTCATCACTGTTCTGGCGGTGTTGTTTCTCAAGGAAGAGATGACCACAAGGCGCTGGTTATCGCTGATCCTGGGGTTTGGCGGCGTCATGCTGGTTGTGCGCCCGGGCTTTCGTGAGCTGGAACCGGGCCATCTGGCCGCTTTTGGCTGCGCCTTTTTTGCCTCGGTCGCCGCTGTCATTCTGCGCATGATATCGCGAACCGAGAAGCGCATTACGATTGTGGGCTTTTCGGTTGCCTATGCGCTGGTGTTTGCGGGTTGTGTGATCGTAATTTCCCCCGACATGGGCCTGCCCACGCTCAGGCAGCTGGGCGCGCTGGCGGCCACCGGCACACTGGCGGGACTGGGGCATATCCTGATTATTTCAGCTGCCAAGGCGGCACCGGCCAATATGGTGGCGCAAACCCAGTACAGCCAGATTGTCTGGGCGATTATTCTGGGGGCTTTTTTCTATCAGGAAGTGCCTGATGCGCTCGGCCTGGTCGGCCTTGGCATTGTGGTGCTGGCGGGCTTTGTGAATTTCACCCCGGAACGGGCGCGTACATGGTTTGGCGCCCATGTGGTGGCCATCCGCAAACGGCGCAATGCCGCTGCGGGTGAGAAGCAAGGCTAG
- the alaS gene encoding alanine--tRNA ligase, protein MSSVNEVRSAFLNFFAKNGHERVASAPLVPRNDPTLMFTNAGMVQFKNVFTGLEKPGYQTATTAQKCVRAGGKHNDLDNVGFTARHHTFFEMMGNFSFGDYFKENAIELAWNLITKEFGLPKDKLLVTVYADDDEAFDLWKKIAGFSDDRIIRIATSDNFWSMGDTGPCGPCSEIFFDHGEDIWGGPPGSPEEDGDRFIEIWNLVFMQYEQQIDGARTDLPRPSIDTGMGLERMAAVLQGVHDNYDIDLFKALTSAAANVTRTEAGGTGKTSQRVIADHLRAMSFLIAEGVLPSNEGRGYVLRRIMRRAMRHATLLGAEKPVIHELVPVLVREMGQAYPELVNGEAMITETVRLEEERFLKTLSRGLQILEDETASLGKGDMLDGTTAFKLYDTYGFPLDLTQDALRTRDISVDLAGFESAMAQQKAEARKNWSGSGEAATDQVWFGVSDQTGPTEFLGYETETAEGEITALVKGGDVVDALNAGDEGFVVLNQTPFYAESGGQVGDMGVMRADNIVVEVLDVTKQAGGVFAHRVKVTKGSLKRGLALSLAVDHTRRSAIRANHSATHLLHEALREVLGTHVAQKGSMVSPDRLRFDFSHTKPVSADEIAEIERLANAIVLQNAPVETRLMGVDEAREAGAMALFGEKYGDEVRVVSMGTALEGEKAGKTYSMELCGGTHVKRTGDIGLVTVVQESSVASGVRRLEAFTADGARAYFADQDRQLKAVASALKVSPRDALSRVEALVEERRQLERQLAETRQKLAMGGGAEGAAEVEEINGVKFIGRVVDGLQPKDLRGLVDQSKKQVGSGVVAIIGVTEDGKAGISVGVTEDLVGSLSAVDLVRAGSAALGGQGGGGRPDMAQAGGPDGSKGEEALTAIRTLLSGA, encoded by the coding sequence ATGAGCAGCGTCAACGAAGTCCGTTCGGCATTTCTGAATTTCTTTGCAAAAAACGGCCATGAGCGCGTCGCCTCTGCCCCCCTTGTGCCGCGCAATGATCCCACATTGATGTTCACCAATGCGGGCATGGTGCAGTTCAAGAATGTCTTCACCGGCCTTGAAAAGCCCGGCTACCAAACCGCGACCACAGCGCAGAAATGCGTGCGCGCCGGCGGCAAGCACAATGATCTCGACAATGTGGGCTTCACCGCCCGCCACCACACCTTCTTCGAGATGATGGGCAATTTCTCCTTTGGCGATTATTTCAAGGAAAACGCCATCGAGCTGGCCTGGAACCTGATCACCAAAGAGTTCGGCCTGCCCAAAGACAAGCTGCTGGTCACCGTCTATGCCGATGATGACGAGGCGTTCGACCTCTGGAAGAAAATCGCCGGTTTCAGCGATGACAGGATCATCCGCATCGCCACCTCGGACAATTTCTGGTCCATGGGCGACACCGGTCCCTGTGGCCCCTGTTCCGAAATCTTCTTCGATCACGGCGAAGACATCTGGGGCGGCCCTCCGGGATCGCCCGAGGAAGATGGCGACCGTTTCATCGAAATCTGGAACCTGGTGTTCATGCAATATGAGCAGCAGATCGATGGCGCGCGCACCGATCTGCCGCGTCCCTCGATTGATACCGGCATGGGCCTTGAGCGCATGGCCGCCGTCTTGCAGGGCGTGCACGACAATTACGATATCGATCTGTTCAAGGCGCTCACCAGCGCCGCCGCCAATGTCACCCGCACCGAAGCGGGCGGCACCGGCAAGACATCGCAGCGCGTTATCGCCGATCACCTGCGCGCCATGTCCTTCCTCATTGCCGAGGGCGTTTTGCCCTCCAATGAAGGCCGTGGCTACGTGCTGCGCCGCATCATGCGCCGCGCCATGCGCCACGCCACGCTGCTGGGCGCGGAAAAGCCGGTCATTCATGAGCTGGTGCCGGTGCTTGTCCGCGAAATGGGCCAGGCCTATCCCGAACTGGTCAATGGCGAAGCCATGATCACCGAAACCGTCCGGCTGGAGGAAGAACGCTTCCTCAAAACCCTCAGCCGCGGCCTGCAAATCCTCGAAGACGAGACCGCAAGCCTTGGCAAGGGCGATATGCTCGATGGCACAACCGCCTTCAAGCTCTACGACACCTACGGCTTCCCCCTCGATCTGACCCAGGATGCCTTGCGCACCCGCGATATCAGCGTCGATCTGGCCGGCTTCGAATCCGCCATGGCCCAGCAAAAGGCCGAGGCGCGCAAAAACTGGTCCGGCTCGGGCGAGGCGGCAACAGATCAGGTCTGGTTCGGCGTCAGCGATCAAACCGGCCCCACCGAATTTCTCGGCTATGAAACCGAAACTGCCGAAGGCGAAATCACCGCTCTGGTCAAGGGCGGCGACGTGGTCGATGCGCTCAATGCGGGCGACGAAGGCTTTGTCGTGCTCAACCAGACCCCGTTTTATGCCGAAAGTGGTGGTCAGGTCGGCGATATGGGCGTCATGCGCGCCGATAACATCGTGGTGGAAGTGCTCGATGTCACCAAGCAGGCCGGGGGTGTTTTCGCCCACCGCGTCAAGGTCACCAAGGGCAGCCTCAAGCGCGGCCTTGCCCTGTCGCTGGCCGTCGATCACACCCGCCGCAGCGCCATCCGCGCCAATCACTCCGCCACCCATTTGCTGCATGAAGCCCTGCGCGAAGTGCTCGGCACCCATGTGGCGCAAAAAGGCTCCATGGTTTCGCCGGATCGGCTGCGTTTCGATTTCTCGCACACCAAGCCGGTCAGTGCCGACGAGATTGCCGAAATCGAACGGCTCGCCAATGCCATCGTGCTGCAGAATGCGCCCGTGGAAACCCGCCTGATGGGCGTGGATGAAGCGCGCGAGGCCGGGGCCATGGCGCTGTTCGGCGAAAAATATGGCGACGAGGTCCGCGTCGTTTCCATGGGCACAGCCCTTGAGGGCGAAAAAGCCGGCAAGACCTATTCCATGGAATTGTGCGGCGGCACCCATGTCAAACGCACCGGCGATATTGGTCTCGTCACTGTCGTGCAGGAAAGCTCGGTCGCCTCGGGCGTCCGCCGTCTCGAAGCCTTCACCGCCGATGGCGCGCGCGCCTATTTCGCCGATCAGGACCGGCAGTTGAAAGCCGTCGCCTCGGCGCTCAAAGTGTCCCCGCGCGATGCACTGTCCCGCGTCGAAGCCCTGGTTGAAGAGCGCCGCCAGCTGGAACGGCAATTGGCCGAAACCCGCCAGAAGCTTGCCATGGGTGGCGGTGCCGAGGGCGCGGCAGAAGTGGAAGAAATCAACGGCGTCAAATTCATTGGCCGTGTTGTTGATGGCCTGCAGCCAAAAGACCTGCGCGGTCTGGTCGACCAGTCGAAAAAGCAGGTCGGCTCCGGCGTTGTCGCCATTATCGGCGTTACCGAGGATGGCAAGGCGGGCATTTCCGTCGGCGTCACCGAGGATCTGGTCGGCAGCCTCAGCGCGGTCGATCTGGTGCGCGCCGGTTCAGCAGCGCTCGGCGGGCAGGGCGGCGGTGGCCGCCCCGACATGGCCCAGGCCGGCGGCCCCGACGGCTCCAAGGGCGAAGAAGCCCTGACAGCCATCCGCACCTTGCTCTCCGGCGCCTAA
- the recA gene encoding recombinase RecA, with protein sequence MAQAQLRVVDGGSMDKSKALEAALTQIERNFGKGSIMRMGENAIMEVETVPTGSLGLDIALGIGGLPRGRIVEVFGPESSGKTTLALHVIAEAQKKGGICAFVDAEHALDPIYARKLGVSVDELLISQPDAGEQALEIADTLVRSGAIDVLVVDSVAALTPRAELEGEMGDSLPGLQARLMSQAMRKLTGSISKSKTMVIFINQIRMKIGVMFGSPETTTGGNALKFYSSVRLDIRRIGAIKDRDEVVGNQTRVKVVKNKLAPPFRQVEFDIMYGEGISKTGELLDLGVKAGIVEKSGSWFSYDSQRLGQGRENSRQFLKENPEIANIIEQGVRESAGILSEQLLADRSGETDTDDSPVSDSDD encoded by the coding sequence ATGGCACAGGCACAGCTTCGCGTAGTAGACGGTGGATCAATGGACAAGAGCAAGGCGCTGGAAGCAGCGTTGACCCAGATTGAGCGCAATTTCGGCAAAGGGTCGATCATGCGCATGGGCGAAAACGCCATCATGGAAGTTGAAACCGTGCCAACCGGTTCGCTGGGCCTTGATATTGCTCTGGGCATTGGCGGCCTGCCGCGCGGCCGCATTGTTGAAGTGTTCGGGCCGGAAAGCTCCGGCAAGACAACCCTGGCGCTGCATGTCATCGCCGAAGCCCAGAAAAAGGGCGGCATCTGCGCCTTTGTCGATGCCGAGCATGCGCTCGATCCCATCTATGCCCGCAAGCTGGGCGTCAGCGTCGATGAATTGCTGATCTCCCAGCCCGACGCCGGTGAACAGGCGCTTGAGATTGCCGATACGCTGGTGCGCTCCGGTGCCATTGATGTGCTGGTGGTCGATTCCGTCGCCGCGCTGACCCCGCGCGCCGAGCTTGAAGGTGAAATGGGCGACTCGCTGCCTGGTCTTCAGGCCCGTTTGATGAGCCAGGCCATGCGCAAGCTGACCGGCTCGATCTCCAAATCCAAGACCATGGTGATCTTCATCAACCAGATCCGCATGAAGATCGGCGTCATGTTCGGTTCGCCCGAAACAACGACCGGCGGCAATGCGCTCAAATTCTATTCCTCCGTCCGCCTCGATATCCGCCGCATCGGCGCGATCAAGGACCGGGATGAGGTTGTGGGCAACCAGACCCGCGTCAAAGTGGTCAAGAACAAGCTGGCCCCGCCTTTCCGTCAGGTCGAATTCGACATCATGTATGGCGAAGGCATTTCCAAGACCGGTGAATTGCTCGATCTGGGTGTGAAGGCCGGTATCGTTGAAAAATCCGGGTCATGGTTCTCCTATGACAGCCAGCGGCTGGGGCAGGGACGGGAAAATTCCCGCCAGTTCCTCAAGGAAAATCCCGAGATCGCCAATATCATCGAACAGGGTGTGCGCGAGAGCGCCGGCATTCTCTCCGAGCAATTGCTGGCTGATCGCTCCGGCGAGACTGACACAGATGACAGCCCCGTATCGGACAGCGACGACTGA
- the araD1 gene encoding AraD1 family protein yields the protein MNLIQFTTRDGARAVALVENGQALTLNNTQSVYELAQAAIAAGRTLREQADDRGFGAPVDTAEIAAEGRLLPPIDHPDPAHLYVTGTGLTHLGSASTRDSMHKSADADAEAKLTDSMKMFRMGLEGGKPKPGEKGVQPEWFYKGNGHAVVAPGQAIPSPSFAEDAGEEPEIAGIYIVGPDGQPRRLGFAIANEFSDHVTERVNYLFLAHSKLRACSYGPELLVGDLPADISGTSRITRNGETVWEKPFLSGEDNMSHTIANLEYHHFKYDLFRTPGDIHVHMFGTATLSFADNVRTKEGDVFEISAPAFGLPLHNPIEIQPEHELKIAPLY from the coding sequence ATGAACCTGATACAGTTTACCACCCGTGACGGCGCGCGCGCTGTGGCGCTTGTCGAGAATGGGCAGGCCCTCACCCTCAACAATACGCAATCGGTCTATGAACTGGCGCAGGCCGCGATTGCGGCCGGGCGCACGCTGCGTGAGCAAGCGGATGACCGCGGGTTTGGCGCGCCGGTGGATACCGCCGAGATTGCAGCCGAAGGCCGCCTTTTGCCGCCGATCGATCATCCCGATCCCGCCCATCTTTATGTCACCGGCACGGGCCTGACCCATCTTGGCTCGGCCTCTACCCGCGATTCCATGCATAAATCCGCCGATGCGGATGCTGAAGCCAAGCTGACCGATTCGATGAAAATGTTCCGCATGGGACTTGAGGGCGGCAAGCCGAAGCCCGGCGAAAAGGGCGTGCAGCCGGAATGGTTCTACAAGGGCAATGGCCATGCGGTTGTGGCTCCGGGCCAGGCCATCCCCTCCCCCAGCTTTGCTGAGGATGCCGGGGAAGAGCCGGAAATTGCCGGGATCTATATTGTGGGCCCGGACGGGCAGCCGCGCCGCCTTGGCTTTGCCATTGCCAATGAGTTTTCCGACCATGTGACCGAGCGGGTGAATTACCTGTTCCTCGCCCATTCCAAGCTTCGCGCCTGCTCCTATGGGCCGGAACTGCTGGTGGGTGATCTGCCAGCGGATATTTCGGGCACCTCGCGCATCACGCGCAATGGCGAAACAGTTTGGGAAAAGCCGTTCCTTTCGGGTGAAGACAACATGTCCCACACCATTGCCAATCTGGAATATCATCACTTCAAATATGATCTGTTCCGCACGCCCGGCGACATCCACGTGCACATGTTCGGTACGGCGACACTGAGCTTTGCCGATAACGTGCGCACAAAAGAAGGCGATGTGTTCGAGATTTCGGCCCCGGCCTTCGGCCTGCCGCTGCACAACCCGATTGAGATTCAGCCAGAGCACGAACTGAAGATCGCACCGCTTTACTGA
- a CDS encoding aldo/keto reductase — protein sequence MQFEKRRLGETKLEIPTLGLGCASLAGNMAAVAETDARATIAAALEAGIDYIDTAPFYGFGKSERLVGDGVRARREELILSTKVGRLLAPQFGPYDPPNGWVDPLPFVDVFDYSYDAIMRSFEDSLQRLGLNRVDILYVHDIGEATHGKARNAVLWDQLANQGGYKALRELRDNGTVSAIGLGVNEWEVLMDAFELGDWDAFLLAGRYTLLEQTSLSPFLETCIARKASVVIGGPFNSGILVGGDTWNYGKAPEEIVRKVGIIQSVCADFGVAMPAAALKFPLTHPAVASVIPGPRTPTELQQILDWWAVDIPDGVWDAMADKGLFAPGTPLPSGKTV from the coding sequence ATGCAGTTCGAAAAGCGCCGCCTTGGCGAAACGAAACTTGAAATTCCAACGCTTGGCCTTGGCTGCGCCAGCCTTGCGGGGAATATGGCGGCTGTGGCGGAGACAGATGCGCGGGCGACAATCGCCGCCGCGCTGGAGGCCGGCATTGATTATATCGATACCGCGCCGTTTTATGGTTTTGGCAAATCCGAACGGCTGGTGGGCGACGGGGTGCGCGCCCGGCGCGAAGAGCTGATCCTTTCCACCAAGGTTGGCCGTCTGCTGGCCCCGCAATTCGGGCCTTATGACCCGCCCAATGGCTGGGTCGATCCGCTGCCGTTTGTCGATGTGTTCGATTATAGCTATGACGCGATCATGCGCTCGTTCGAGGACAGTTTGCAGCGGCTGGGCCTCAATCGCGTCGATATTCTTTATGTGCACGACATTGGCGAGGCGACCCATGGCAAGGCGCGCAATGCGGTGCTTTGGGACCAGTTGGCCAATCAGGGCGGCTACAAGGCCTTGCGTGAACTGCGCGATAACGGCACGGTTTCTGCCATTGGCCTTGGGGTCAATGAGTGGGAAGTGCTGATGGACGCCTTTGAATTGGGCGACTGGGACGCATTCCTGCTGGCCGGGCGCTATACGCTTTTAGAGCAGACCTCGCTGTCGCCCTTCCTTGAAACCTGCATTGCCCGCAAGGCGTCCGTTGTCATCGGCGGGCCGTTCAATTCGGGCATTCTGGTGGGCGGCGACACCTGGAACTATGGCAAGGCCCCGGAAGAGATCGTGCGCAAGGTCGGGATCATCCAGTCGGTCTGTGCCGATTTCGGCGTGGCCATGCCCGCCGCCGCATTGAAGTTTCCGCTGACCCACCCGGCGGTCGCCTCGGTCATTCCCGGCCCGCGCACGCCGACCGAATTGCAGCAAATTCTCGACTGGTGGGCGGTTGATATTCCCGACGGGGTCTGGGACGCCATGGCCGACAAGGGCCTGTTTGCCCCCGGCACCCCGCTGCCGAGCGGCAAGACTGTTTGA